Proteins encoded in a region of the Sander lucioperca isolate FBNREF2018 chromosome 4, SLUC_FBN_1.2, whole genome shotgun sequence genome:
- the dctd gene encoding deoxycytidylate deaminase isoform X3 yields the protein MEEIQPPTLGHLNGSTTTKREDYLEWPEYFMAVAFLSAQRSKDPSSQVGACIVNQENKIVGIGYNGMPNGCDDDLLPWSRSADDRLDTKYPYVCHAEMNAIMNKNSADVKGCTMYVALFPCNECAKLIIQSVPVLSTQAAERTTGSKMPEYELIPLLMVMFHCGHHQMPSR from the exons ATGGAAGAAATTCAGCCGCCGACGCTTGGTCATCTAAACGG CAGCACAACTACTAAACGGGAAGACTACCTGGAGTGGCCGGAGTACTTTATGGCTGTAGCCTTTCTGTCAGCCCAAAGGAGCAAAGACCCAAgctcacag GTGGGGGCGTGTATAGTGAACCAGGAGAATAAGATCGTTGGCATTGGTTACAACGGTATGCCAAATGGCTGTGATGACGACCTGCTACCGTGGTCCCGGTCTGCTGACGACCGGCTTGACACTAAATACCCTTATG TGTGCCATGCAGAGATGAATGCCATTATGAACAAGAACAGTGCTGATGTGAAAGGCTGCACCATGTATGTAGCTTTGTTTCCCTGCAACGAGTGTGCCAAGCTCATCATCCAGTCCG TCCCCGTGCTCAGCACTCAAGCAGCAGAGAGGACCACTGGGAGCAAGATGCCTGAATATGAATTAATTCCCCTCCTCATGGTGATGTTTCACTGTGGCCATCATCAAATGCCAAGTCGGTAG